The DNA window GCGCGATCAGCATCGGCAACTCCAGCGCCTGCCCATACAGCGCCAACGGCACCGCCGCGGCCAACAACAGCAGCGGCGTCAGCGCCGCCGCCGCCAGCGCGCCGAGCGCACCGTGACCGGAGCGCAACGGCCACACGCCGGCGACCAGCGCCAGCACCGCGCCGACCGCGAGCGCGACCGCGCTCATGCCGCTGCGATGGCCGTCGCCGTCGAGCGCGGCGAAGCCGGCCGCGCCCTGCTGCAGCGCCAGCACCAGGCCGGCGCAGACGCCGCCGCCGACCAGGGCGCCGATCGCGCGCCGTGCCGCGCCGCTCCAGGCCACCGGCGTCGCACCGCGACCGCCGATCCACCACGCCAGCGGCCAGGCCACGGCGATCTGCGCCGCCGCCTTGAGCAGGCCGGACCCCGCGAAGGCCGCTTCCAGTTCGCGCCGCTGCCCGCCGAGACGGCCGTACAGCCAGGCGTCGACGGTGGTCGACCACAGCAGGGCGACGGCGAACGCCAGCAACAGCGCGCAGATCGCAGCGCCGATCGGCCGCCGCGGCGCACCGCGGCGCTGAGTCAGCACGCAGGCGACGGCCAGTCCCAGGCCCGCCAACAGGCCGTCCTTGCACAGCCACTGCAGCAGGATCGGGGCCAGCTTGAGTTCACTGCGCACCGCCTCGGGGACGGCGAGCGCCCCGATCAACAACAACAGCGCGGAAGCGGCGAACAAGGCGGCGGCCAGCGCCAGCGGCACGAGCAGCGGCGAACGCGCCGCTGCGGTCGGAGCGAGAGACATGCGCAAATCCATGGGGTCGGGGAAGCGCCGCGCCGCCGGGCGGCGTCGCAGCGGCGCCTAGCTTAGCGACTGGGCCGGCGTCCGCAGCCGGCACGATCGCGGCGTGGGTCGCAGTCCCGCGCCCGGCAACGCTTCACGCCGGCCGGCTTGCGCCGTTTGCAGCGTTACGGCGACTGGTCGTCGCCACTCAAGAGGAGTCGTTCATGCGTATTTCGTCCGTCGTTGCCGGTGCGGTGCTGGGCCTGGCCGCGTTGCTCGCTGCGTCGCCCGCACCGGCCCAGCAGATCACCTTCCCCGCGCCGGTGTTCCGCGGCGGCAACACCGACTGGCAGGTCAAGCTGACCACCGCCCGTGACCTGTCGGTCGGCTACGAGCTGAGGGTGCCGCGAGCCAAACGGCTCAGCGGCCCGTTGCAGCAGCAGGCGACCGAGGGCCACGGCCGTTACACCCTGGTCGGCAAGATCGCGCTGAAGACCACGACCAATATCTCGGTGCAACTGGCGCCGGTGAAGCTGGGCGAGGTCTGCAAGGACAAGAAGGGCAACACCAAGGATCCGAACGGCCAACCCTTCACCTACGCGATCCAGATCTTGGACTTGGACAAGCCGGTCAAGATCGGTTCGACCGTAATACCGCTGTGGTTCGGTTGCGGCCGATTCACCGACCAGTGAGCCCGTCGCCGCAGTCCGGGCGCCCCCGATGCCGGGGCGCCGGCGCGGCCGGGTCAAGACCTTCATCCAGGCGGCTCGCGCTATAGGCGAAAGCCGCCTTTTCATTTGCCATTTCTGGCGCAATTCTTTGCCGCCCTGCAGTGAAACGACCGTTCGATCTGCCGCTATAGGCACGTGAAATCAATTAGTTACATAGGAAAACAAACAAAAAAACCGGGCCTCTTGCGCGTGTTGTGTTTAACAATCTATTAATGCGCATCCGACCCGTCGGTCGGATGTCCATTCGGGGGAAAACTTATGGTTACGACTCAGGCCCGTCGCGCGTCCCTGCGCCGCCGCCCGCTGTTGCTCGGCATCCTCGCGGTCATCGCCGCTCCGGCGTTCGCGCAAGACCCGACGCCCGCTCCGCAAACCGCGACCACGGCCAAGCCGGAGGCCTCCGAAGGCTCGGCGCCGACCGACCTGGACCGCATGGTCGTGACCGGTTCGCGCATCCGCCGCGCCGGCTTCGACACGCTCGAGCCGGCCACCGTCGTGACCAAGGAATACATCGCCGACCGCGGCCTGACCAACGTCGCCGATGCGCTCAACGAAATTCCGGGCTTCGGCGTCGGCGTGACCCCGGAAGGCGGCCAGGCCACGTTCGGCACCGGCGTCAACTTCGTCAACCGCTTCGGCATCGGCAGCAACCGCACCCTGACCCTGGTCAACGGCCGCCGCTACGTGTCCAGCTCGCCGACCACCCTGTTCGGCCCGGCCGCGCCCGGCGTGCAGGTCGACCTCAACGCGATCCCGACCGCGATGGTCGAGCGGGTCGAGAACATCGCCATCGGCGGCGCCCCGACCTACGGTTCGGACGCCATCGCCGGCGTGGTCAACGTGATCCTGCGCAAGGACTTCGAAGGCGTCCAATTCGGCGGCAACTACGGCGTCACCGAGGAAGGCGACAACGAGCGCTACAACGTCTGGGCCCTGGTCGGCGCCAACTTCGACGACGGCCGCGGCAACGTCACCTTCTCGCTGACCTACGACAACGTGAAGGGCGTGCTGCAGCGCGAGCGCGACTACTTCCGCGAAGGTTTCTTCAACAGCACCAACCCCAACGCCACCCAGATGGCGACCTTGTTCCCGGGACGCACCCCGGCCAACGACGGCCGCTACAACCCGAACATCCCGTTCAACACCGGCGCGACCGACGGCATCCCCAACGGCGTGCTGATCCGCGACCGGCGCATCTGGACCACGCCGTTCGGCGGCCTGATCTCGCCGACCACCGGCGCGTTCCGCACCGGTTCGGGCAACCTGATCCCGAACGGCTTCGGCACCGGCAACCGCACCGTGCTGGCCTTCGACCCGAACGGCAACCTGGTGCCGTACAACCCGGGTTCGACCTTCTCCGCCACCGACGCCAGCGGCGGCGACGGCCTGAGCCTGATCGAGGCCGGCCAGATCACCTCCGACCTCAAGCGCATGTCGTTCAACACCACCGCGCGCTGGGGCCTGACCGACAACATCGACGTGTTCCTGGAAGGCTCGTTCTACTCGGCCGAGAGCACCGAGCTGGTCGACCAGTGGGCCTACAACTCGCCCCTGTTCGCCGGCGCCAGCGGCATGATCCGCTTCCCGACCACCTACGCCGGACTGACCGACCAGGCCCGCACCACCCTGCAAGGCCTGGGGGTGACCTCGTTCAATCTGTCGCGCGCTTCGCGCGACCTGGTCACCAACAACGGCAGCGCCACCACCGAGCTCGGCCGCATCGTGGTCGGCCTGGAAGGCGACTTCGAGCTGGCCGATCGGGTGTTCTACTGGGAAGCGTCGGGCAACTACGGCCGCAGCGATTCGCGCGCCTACGGCACCTCGCTGGTGCAGCAGAACTTCGTCAACGCGCTGCACGTGGTGCGCAACGCCCAGGGCCAGCTGGTCTGCAACGGCGCGCCGGTGGCCGGCGTGGTGGTGCCGGGCGGCATCGCGCCGCGTCCGGACCCGAACTGCGTGCCGCTGGACCTGTTCGGCGAAGGCCGTCCCAGCGCGGCGGCGCGCAACTACGTCACCACCCGCACCGAGTCGCAGGCGCTGCAGGAGCAGAAGGTCTTCAACATCAACCTGTCGAGCACCCTGTTCGACCTGTGGAGCGGCCCGCTGCAGTACAACATCGGCTACGAATACCGCAAGGAAAGCGGCCTGTTCGATCCGGGCACCTTCCTGACCCAGGGGCTGGGCCGGTCGGTGCCGATCACCCCGCTGCAGGGCGAATACTCGACCAAGGAGTGGTTCGGCGAGTTCGTGCTGCCGCTGGTCAATCCGGAAGCCGATATCCCGCTGCTGAAGAAGCTGGACGTGGTCGGCAAGTACCGCCAGGTCGACAACAGCATCAACGGCAAGTTCGACACCTACACCTACGGCCTGCAGTGGAAGCCGTTCCAGGATCTGGAAATCCGCGGCAACTTCACCCGCTCGCTGCGCGCGCCGGCGATCACCGAGGCTTTCCTGCCGCAGGCGACCTCGTTCCAGTTCGTCACCGGCGATCCCTGCGACACCCGCTTCATCACCGGCGGCAAC is part of the Lysobacter firmicutimachus genome and encodes:
- a CDS encoding TonB-dependent receptor domain-containing protein; this translates as MVTTQARRASLRRRPLLLGILAVIAAPAFAQDPTPAPQTATTAKPEASEGSAPTDLDRMVVTGSRIRRAGFDTLEPATVVTKEYIADRGLTNVADALNEIPGFGVGVTPEGGQATFGTGVNFVNRFGIGSNRTLTLVNGRRYVSSSPTTLFGPAAPGVQVDLNAIPTAMVERVENIAIGGAPTYGSDAIAGVVNVILRKDFEGVQFGGNYGVTEEGDNERYNVWALVGANFDDGRGNVTFSLTYDNVKGVLQRERDYFREGFFNSTNPNATQMATLFPGRTPANDGRYNPNIPFNTGATDGIPNGVLIRDRRIWTTPFGGLISPTTGAFRTGSGNLIPNGFGTGNRTVLAFDPNGNLVPYNPGSTFSATDASGGDGLSLIEAGQITSDLKRMSFNTTARWGLTDNIDVFLEGSFYSAESTELVDQWAYNSPLFAGASGMIRFPTTYAGLTDQARTTLQGLGVTSFNLSRASRDLVTNNGSATTELGRIVVGLEGDFELADRVFYWEASGNYGRSDSRAYGTSLVQQNFVNALHVVRNAQGQLVCNGAPVAGVVVPGGIAPRPDPNCVPLDLFGEGRPSAAARNYVTTRTESQALQEQKVFNINLSSTLFDLWSGPLQYNIGYEYRKESGLFDPGTFLTQGLGRSVPITPLQGEYSTKEWFGEFVLPLVNPEADIPLLKKLDVVGKYRQVDNSINGKFDTYTYGLQWKPFQDLEIRGNFTRSLRAPAITEAFLPQATSFQFVTGDPCDTRFITGGNNPAVRARNCQAFLSYYGLTSFNSNANGASIQGVSGGNPNLRNESADSHTYGFTWAPSFLEGLTVAADYYKIKITDVISNLTATEIATACFDAPDFDASNVPNANAFCSRITRNAPGTGPANAGQATTFVSGFVNGKYLNMEAYSAEVSYRFDTDRFGRFAFGVTGYFPKELTVDNTGVSPNPAVGEIGTSKRQYQFSGAWEKGKFGANLSANYLSSAEFDVLNTPETRDILKVGDYWLFNGGVRYRFNDRTMVRLAVSNLFDKDPPFPAQTSANLFSTYDILGRRYNLAFEWKY